From Pseudobacteroides sp., a single genomic window includes:
- a CDS encoding S-layer homology domain-containing protein: MGSISKAVSRNIIKGYEDNKFRPDKDVSRAEVFTIIAKCLK, from the coding sequence ATGGGAAGCATATCAAAGGCGGTTTCCAGGAATATTATAAAGGGTTACGAAGATAATAAATTCAGGCCTGATAAGGATGTTTCAAGAGCAGAAGTGTTTACAATAATAGCAAAATGTTTGAAATAA